The Deltaproteobacteria bacterium genome window below encodes:
- a CDS encoding NAD(P)-dependent oxidoreductase — protein sequence MQILVTGSAGHLGEALVLSLRDAGHRVRGLDRLPSPTTDLLGSITDADVVARAVAGVDAIVHTATLHKPHVDTHPRQAFVDTNVTGTLQLLEAAVREGCPRFVFTSTTSTFGRALTPAPGEPAAWITEAVTPVPKNIYGVTKTAAEDLCALFHRDHGLACVVLRTSRFFPEDDDDPAARARASSDNLKANEFLYRRVELADAVAAHVAALDRADAIGGRRYIISATTPFVPADAPRLALDAAAVIRERFPDAAAIYAARGWQLPATLDRVYDNTAARRELGWQPRFDFRHVLDRVRAGDDVLGPLAARVGAKGYHRR from the coding sequence ATGCAGATCCTCGTCACCGGCAGCGCGGGCCACCTCGGTGAGGCGCTGGTGCTGTCGCTGCGCGACGCCGGCCACCGGGTCCGCGGGCTCGATCGCCTGCCCTCGCCCACCACCGACCTGCTGGGTTCGATCACCGATGCGGACGTCGTCGCGCGGGCGGTCGCGGGCGTCGACGCGATCGTGCACACCGCGACGCTGCACAAGCCCCACGTCGACACGCACCCCCGGCAGGCCTTCGTCGACACCAACGTCACCGGCACGCTGCAGCTGCTCGAGGCCGCCGTGCGCGAGGGCTGCCCGCGCTTCGTGTTCACCAGCACCACCAGCACCTTCGGGCGCGCGCTGACGCCTGCGCCCGGCGAGCCCGCGGCGTGGATCACCGAGGCGGTCACGCCGGTGCCGAAGAACATCTACGGCGTCACCAAGACCGCCGCCGAGGATCTGTGCGCGCTGTTCCACCGCGATCACGGGCTCGCCTGCGTGGTGCTGCGGACCTCGCGGTTCTTCCCCGAGGACGACGACGATCCGGCAGCGCGCGCGCGGGCCTCGAGCGACAACCTCAAGGCCAACGAGTTCCTGTACCGCCGGGTCGAGCTGGCCGACGCGGTCGCGGCCCACGTCGCCGCGCTCGATCGCGCCGACGCGATCGGCGGGCGCCGCTACATCATCAGCGCGACCACGCCGTTCGTACCCGCCGACGCACCGCGGCTGGCCCTCGACGCCGCGGCGGTGATCCGCGAGCGCTTCCCCGACGCAGCGGCGATCTACGCCGCGCGCGGCTGGCAGCTGCCCGCCACGCTCGACCGCGTCTACGACAACACCGCCGCGCGCCGCGAGCTCGGCTGGCAGCCCCGCTTCGACTTCCGTCACGTGCTCGATCGCGTGCGGGCGGGCGATGACGTGCTCGGACCGCTCGCGGCCCGCGTCGGCGCGAAGGGCTACCACCGCCGGTGA
- a CDS encoding DUF2520 domain-containing protein produces the protein MNSAPVLGVLGGAFDPPHLGHVLLPAYLRARGWVDRVIVAPVADHPFGKSMPPFAERLAWCRAAMADYGPWLEVSDIERELAAADPGPSYTLRLLEAIAARHPSSVVRLVVGSDITASGDTAKWHRWDEIERRFAPLVVPRAGYAPPDHCALPEVSSRAIRGWIAEGTPAAAAKLAEAVPAAVLAMLRPTGASVWLVGTGHVRAHAEPFLRRRGHAVTVLGGHATADGGPLPAAPPDVVWIAVRDPAITPIAAALVGRIPPGTVVLHAAGARRSQDVLAPLRAAGYPCGSLHPAASMRAGATPPSILDHAAFGIEGDPAADAMARRLVGPAPVLDLNGLDARARTAYHAACALVANHLAVLTLEAESVWQDLGADASLRTALLGSLLTSAVTNLLALGVPAGISGPATRGDRAGIAAHRDALPPGAAAVYEWVGTRLLERLQG, from the coding sequence ATGAACTCTGCTCCGGTCCTCGGCGTGCTCGGTGGTGCCTTCGATCCGCCGCACCTCGGCCACGTGTTGCTGCCGGCGTACCTGCGTGCGCGCGGGTGGGTCGACCGTGTGATCGTGGCGCCGGTCGCCGATCACCCCTTCGGCAAGTCGATGCCGCCGTTCGCCGAGCGGCTCGCGTGGTGTCGGGCGGCGATGGCCGACTACGGTCCGTGGCTCGAGGTCAGCGACATCGAGCGCGAGCTCGCGGCGGCCGACCCTGGACCGAGCTACACGCTGCGTCTGCTCGAGGCGATCGCGGCGCGTCATCCGAGCAGTGTCGTGCGCCTGGTGGTCGGCTCGGACATCACGGCCTCGGGGGACACCGCGAAGTGGCACCGCTGGGACGAGATCGAACGGCGCTTCGCGCCCTTGGTGGTCCCGCGGGCCGGCTACGCGCCGCCCGATCACTGCGCGCTGCCGGAGGTGAGCAGCCGGGCGATCCGGGGCTGGATCGCCGAGGGCACCCCCGCGGCCGCGGCGAAGCTGGCCGAGGCGGTGCCGGCCGCGGTGCTCGCGATGCTGCGACCGACCGGCGCGTCGGTGTGGCTGGTCGGCACCGGCCACGTGCGCGCGCACGCGGAGCCTTTCTTGCGTCGGCGCGGCCACGCGGTCACGGTGCTGGGCGGGCACGCGACCGCCGACGGCGGGCCGCTGCCCGCGGCGCCACCCGACGTGGTGTGGATCGCCGTGCGCGACCCCGCGATCACACCGATCGCCGCCGCATTGGTCGGTCGCATTCCACCCGGCACCGTGGTGCTGCACGCCGCCGGTGCGCGCCGCAGCCAGGACGTGCTCGCGCCGCTGCGCGCCGCCGGGTACCCCTGCGGATCGCTGCACCCCGCCGCGAGCATGCGTGCCGGCGCGACGCCGCCGTCGATCCTCGACCACGCCGCGTTCGGCATCGAGGGCGACCCCGCCGCCGACGCGATGGCGCGCCGCCTGGTCGGGCCCGCGCCGGTGCTCGACTTGAACGGCCTCGACGCCCGCGCGCGCACGGCCTACCACGCCGCGTGTGCCCTGGTCGCCAACCACCTCGCGGTGCTCACCCTCGAGGCCGAGTCGGTGTGGCAGGACCTCGGCGCCGACGCGTCGCTGCGCACCGCACTGCTCGGCAGCCTGCTGACCAGCGCGGTCACCAACCTGCTCGCGCTCGGCGTGCCCGCCGGCATCAGCGGCCCCGCGACCCGCGGCGATCGAGCCGGCATCGCCGCGCACCGCGACGCACTGCCGCCAGGCGCCGCCGCGGTGTACGAGTGGGTCGGGACCCGGCTGCTCGAGCGGCTGCAGGGGTGA
- a CDS encoding HEAT repeat domain-containing protein, with translation MQTRKQILGVCKALALVTALALPQVASAGKGASYASLRNAIATGNRDSILAEVERAEKLPCGPCVDLVTPLIDHDDAAVRDVAAWWLAKRGIRDQIRDQMFERLAGGDAIAARNAAQVLGRFAHPDALMPLELAIHDDALGDEARVAAAIAVGDIGDYRGKDVLEAAITSESAAVREAAARGLRNIRGNVDAVAVVDLLVDTEEGVVREAVLTVGALRERSAVGALTDVVRDTTLAATVRRDAAWALGKIGDGSAREVLKAVEADDASMLVRGAARAALQSLR, from the coding sequence ATGCAGACACGCAAGCAAATCCTGGGAGTGTGCAAGGCCCTCGCCCTCGTGACCGCGCTGGCGCTGCCGCAGGTGGCCAGCGCGGGCAAGGGCGCCAGCTACGCCTCGCTGCGCAACGCGATCGCGACCGGCAATCGCGACAGCATCCTCGCCGAGGTCGAGCGGGCCGAGAAGCTGCCGTGCGGCCCCTGCGTCGACCTCGTCACGCCGCTCATCGATCACGACGACGCCGCCGTGCGCGACGTCGCCGCGTGGTGGCTGGCCAAGCGAGGGATTCGCGATCAGATCCGCGATCAGATGTTCGAGCGCCTCGCCGGCGGCGACGCGATCGCGGCCCGCAACGCTGCGCAGGTGTTGGGGCGGTTCGCCCATCCCGACGCACTGATGCCGCTCGAGCTGGCCATCCACGACGACGCGCTCGGCGACGAGGCCCGGGTCGCGGCCGCGATCGCGGTCGGCGACATCGGTGACTACCGCGGCAAGGACGTGCTCGAGGCCGCGATCACGTCGGAGTCGGCCGCGGTGCGCGAGGCCGCCGCGCGGGGCCTGCGGAACATCCGCGGCAACGTCGATGCGGTCGCGGTGGTCGACCTGCTGGTCGACACCGAGGAGGGCGTCGTGCGGGAGGCCGTGCTCACGGTCGGGGCGCTGCGCGAGCGCTCGGCCGTCGGTGCGCTCACCGACGTCGTGCGCGACACCACGCTCGCGGCGACGGTGCGCCGCGACGCCGCGTGGGCGTTGGGCAAGATCGGCGACGGCAGCGCGCGCGAAGTGCTGAAGGCGGTCGAGGCCGACGACGCCAGCATGCTCGTGCGCGGCGCAGCCCGTGCGGCGCTGCAGTCTCTGCGCTGA
- a CDS encoding PBP1A family penicillin-binding protein — translation MDRTRSPSPESGLPPRPTDADPPATTAGGSSRLKARRAARVWITNPARGGLIVWLLRYYLLAVVVALVVAAGAMVWAYRQLAQDLPELDTIEAYASSAPGVTHIYAADGTLLAELAREHRAYAAYDDIPKDLVAAILAAEDRRFFEHAGLDVRGLARAALANLRSGTVSQGGSTITQQVAKGFLTHEQTLLRKLREAILSVRIESRLGKQKILEIYLNKTFFGHNAYGVASAASRYFGKSLSELTLAECALIAGLARTPGRDSPFVSLDRASNRRAVVLQDMVEAGAITASQRDAAAAEPIVLATQPEVFRARAPFYAEHVRQQVTTRLGEDALLQDGLRIETALELPAQAMADRAVDNALRDMDRRQGYRGPVSHVDDEAAQLELRTRMQARYGADPLAADVCVPAAPDERLELTCPNEEGAMCSPAAQPVPTAPDCQPRWRLALVEKVNRFNAWVRIGEFEAILPLRGMNWASRYDRNTGTNDKHIDDVRDALEPGDVVWVRRAPVSRRPQSGNEDIELPEVELGQTPRVEAAIYSFDHQTGYTFAMQGGHDYDRSQFNRTTQGCRQPGSVFKAIYYALALDTRDFTMGTVLEDRAYQPEPGEEWNPQNLHGSLSGEVLLRNAFIHSLNLPSIRLFNRLGADRVVAWARNLGFTTELIADKALSLGASCVRTDELSRAFGTFVREGRWVDPIYVRRVTDKNGRVVIDDRHPYDGAIDVAGRIDAMAELALTPPDQRVDVQTAFLITKMMRDVVTNGIGRAASRAGVPAGGKSGTASKNSYTTDTWFVGFTSRFVTAAWMGDDTYERSLGDEDASYTTATPMWTDFMRRAIAGIPHRMVPVRRPEGVRPRMVEWEGGEAMRTAMLYFASGT, via the coding sequence ATGGATCGAACCCGCAGCCCGAGCCCTGAGTCGGGCCTGCCACCACGCCCGACCGACGCCGACCCGCCCGCGACGACAGCCGGCGGGTCGTCGCGTTTGAAGGCGCGCCGCGCCGCGCGGGTGTGGATCACCAACCCCGCGCGCGGCGGGCTCATCGTGTGGCTGCTGCGCTACTACCTGCTCGCGGTGGTCGTCGCGCTGGTGGTCGCTGCCGGCGCGATGGTGTGGGCCTACCGTCAGCTCGCGCAGGACCTGCCCGAGCTCGACACGATCGAGGCCTACGCGTCGTCGGCCCCGGGGGTCACGCACATCTACGCCGCCGACGGCACGCTGCTGGCCGAGCTCGCCCGCGAACACCGGGCCTACGCCGCCTACGACGACATCCCCAAGGACTTGGTCGCCGCGATCCTGGCCGCCGAAGACCGTCGCTTCTTCGAACACGCCGGCCTCGACGTGCGCGGGCTGGCCCGCGCGGCGCTGGCCAACCTACGCTCGGGCACCGTCAGCCAGGGCGGCAGCACCATCACGCAGCAGGTCGCCAAGGGCTTCCTGACCCACGAGCAGACGCTGCTGCGAAAGCTCCGCGAGGCCATCTTGTCGGTGCGCATCGAGTCGCGCCTGGGCAAGCAGAAGATCCTCGAGATCTATCTGAACAAGACCTTCTTCGGCCACAACGCCTACGGCGTGGCCTCGGCGGCGAGCCGCTACTTCGGCAAGTCGCTCTCCGAGCTGACGCTCGCCGAGTGTGCGCTCATCGCCGGGCTCGCGCGCACGCCCGGCCGCGACAGCCCGTTCGTGAGCCTCGATCGCGCCAGCAACCGCCGCGCGGTGGTGTTGCAGGACATGGTCGAGGCCGGCGCGATCACGGCGAGCCAGCGCGATGCCGCGGCCGCCGAGCCGATCGTCCTGGCCACGCAGCCGGAGGTGTTCCGCGCGCGCGCGCCGTTCTACGCCGAGCACGTGCGCCAGCAGGTGACCACGCGGCTCGGCGAGGACGCGCTGCTGCAGGATGGGCTGCGCATCGAGACCGCGCTGGAGCTGCCGGCACAGGCGATGGCCGATCGCGCGGTCGACAACGCGCTGCGCGACATGGATCGCCGGCAGGGCTACCGCGGGCCCGTGTCCCACGTCGACGACGAGGCCGCACAGCTGGAGCTGCGCACGCGCATGCAGGCCCGCTACGGCGCCGATCCGCTCGCGGCCGACGTGTGCGTGCCGGCGGCGCCCGACGAGCGACTCGAGCTGACGTGCCCCAACGAAGAAGGCGCGATGTGTTCCCCCGCCGCGCAGCCGGTCCCGACGGCGCCGGATTGCCAGCCGCGCTGGCGGCTGGCGCTGGTCGAGAAGGTCAACCGCTTCAACGCATGGGTCCGCATCGGCGAGTTCGAGGCGATCCTTCCGCTGCGCGGGATGAACTGGGCCAGCCGCTACGACCGCAACACCGGCACCAACGACAAGCACATCGACGACGTCCGCGACGCGCTCGAGCCGGGTGACGTGGTGTGGGTCCGCCGCGCGCCGGTGTCCCGGCGACCGCAATCGGGCAACGAGGACATCGAGCTGCCCGAGGTCGAGCTGGGCCAGACCCCGCGGGTCGAGGCCGCGATCTACAGCTTCGATCACCAGACCGGCTACACCTTCGCGATGCAGGGCGGGCACGACTACGACCGCTCGCAGTTCAACCGCACCACCCAGGGCTGCCGTCAGCCCGGCAGCGTGTTCAAGGCCATCTACTACGCGCTCGCGCTCGACACCCGCGACTTCACCATGGGCACCGTGCTCGAGGACCGTGCCTACCAGCCCGAGCCCGGTGAGGAGTGGAACCCGCAGAACCTCCACGGCTCGCTGTCGGGCGAGGTGCTGCTGCGCAACGCGTTCATCCACTCGCTCAACCTGCCGTCGATCCGCCTGTTCAACCGGCTCGGGGCCGACCGCGTGGTCGCGTGGGCGCGCAACCTCGGCTTCACGACCGAGCTCATCGCCGACAAGGCGCTGTCGCTGGGCGCGTCGTGTGTGCGCACCGACGAGCTGTCGCGGGCGTTCGGGACCTTCGTCCGCGAGGGGCGCTGGGTCGACCCGATCTACGTGCGACGCGTGACCGACAAGAACGGCCGCGTGGTGATCGACGATCGCCACCCCTACGACGGTGCGATCGACGTGGCTGGTCGCATCGACGCCATGGCCGAGCTCGCGCTGACACCCCCGGACCAGCGCGTCGACGTGCAGACCGCGTTCCTCATCACCAAGATGATGCGCGACGTGGTCACCAACGGCATCGGACGCGCGGCCAGCCGCGCCGGCGTGCCGGCGGGCGGGAAGAGCGGGACGGCGTCGAAGAACAGCTACACCACCGATACGTGGTTCGTCGGCTTCACCTCCCGCTTCGTGACCGCAGCGTGGATGGGCGACGACACCTACGAGCGCTCGCTCGGTGACGAGGACGCCAGCTACACCACCGCCACGCCGATGTGGACCGACTTCATGCGCCGAGCGATCGCCGGCATCCCGCACCGCATGGTGCCGGTGCGGCGGCCCGAGGGCGTGCGGCCACGGATGGTCGAGTGGGAGGGCGGCGAGGCCATGCGCACCGCGATGCTCTACTTCGCGTCCGGGACCTGA
- a CDS encoding serine/threonine protein kinase, protein MDDRHDLPTGDAGAIEAPTVPSLEPLASDVLRPGTRLGRYVLGDVIGIGGMATVHAAWDPELARQVALKVLRVRADAGDMRRDLLREAQALALLSDPHVVPIYDVGIGDDRLFIAMPELPGGTLAAWLQAESRPWPAIVAMFVAAGRGLAAAHAVGLVHGDFKPTNVLIDADALPRVVDFGLARRRGEPPAAARDSQEIDIRASSGALAVPLSDARTQDGFVRGTPVFMAPEQARGGALEARTDQFSFCVALFWALFDQHPFAAEDEADARRRLQQRIAAGAIADVTAARAAKGIPRRLLRVLRRGLAADVERRWPSMSVLLERITASCEPRGQLWSATAAAAVLGVVAIAWVGRAPGPTCDGATALGDAWSPERGAFVATRLRGLSTPYAGETAALVVRDADAWAQAWREAYEHHCAAEDDGARAAALACLAEQRAALRTTAAMLERIDERRLPHAMRSVEALGRPSDCDAGRSELEPASASLRVAAAEIGAMDAAGEYDAALAAARALVAEADAPAHAGDDEIGAVAHRLLGGAYERVGAFAEAERELDRAVFRATQAGRDDLAAEAMADLIKIIGVDLGRIDDAAEWSRHADATLARLDGDDRVIAAVRNAQALLALQRGELDVALAMFEQVIERSPRGDVAADGRRATAFNNYANVLLDAGRWNDARDAYEHALALREARLGPHHPDVAATLSNLGLVAQRQGDNLQARVFHTRALQVARESLGEDHPMMAELTNNLAVLDYAQGNLEPAQAGFERTLVLIRRLLSPDHPAIGKVLGNLALVHNERGEPAAALPLLDEAIALQERLLGADHADVAQSLNARGSALRRLGRLDEARADYERALRIRTAALGAEHSETAGAIDNLGLVALAQGHLDEAAEDHGRALAIWSKQLGERHAKLVGVLLHLATTVRAQGDLVRARGLVARAQAIASSLDGLDPVEAARVELALAEVNTDDVPAARRLARRALDAFGAAGSRADVDAERARALLHRLGG, encoded by the coding sequence GTGGACGACCGACACGACCTTCCGACCGGCGACGCCGGGGCCATCGAAGCGCCCACGGTGCCGTCGCTCGAGCCGTTGGCGTCCGACGTGCTGCGACCCGGCACGCGGCTGGGTCGCTATGTCCTCGGCGACGTGATCGGCATCGGTGGCATGGCCACCGTGCATGCCGCGTGGGACCCCGAGCTGGCGCGGCAGGTCGCGCTCAAGGTGCTGCGCGTGCGCGCGGACGCCGGCGACATGCGCCGCGACCTGCTGCGAGAGGCGCAGGCGCTCGCGCTGCTGTCCGACCCGCACGTGGTGCCGATCTACGACGTCGGCATCGGTGACGATCGGCTCTTCATCGCGATGCCCGAGCTGCCGGGCGGCACGCTGGCGGCGTGGCTGCAGGCCGAGTCGCGGCCGTGGCCGGCGATCGTGGCGATGTTCGTGGCGGCTGGACGCGGGCTCGCGGCGGCGCACGCGGTCGGCCTCGTGCACGGCGACTTCAAGCCCACCAACGTGCTCATCGACGCCGACGCGTTGCCGCGGGTGGTGGACTTCGGGCTCGCGCGCCGTCGGGGCGAGCCACCGGCGGCCGCTCGCGACTCGCAGGAGATCGACATCCGCGCCAGCTCGGGCGCGCTCGCGGTGCCGCTGTCCGACGCGCGCACCCAGGACGGCTTCGTCCGCGGCACGCCCGTGTTCATGGCGCCCGAGCAGGCCCGTGGCGGCGCGCTGGAGGCCCGCACCGATCAGTTCTCGTTCTGCGTGGCGCTGTTCTGGGCGCTGTTCGACCAGCACCCGTTCGCGGCCGAAGACGAGGCCGATGCGCGTCGCCGTCTGCAGCAGCGCATCGCCGCAGGCGCCATCGCCGATGTCACGGCCGCCCGCGCGGCCAAGGGGATTCCGCGGCGGCTGCTGCGGGTGCTACGGCGGGGCCTGGCGGCCGATGTCGAGCGGCGATGGCCGTCGATGTCGGTGCTGCTCGAGCGCATCACCGCCAGCTGCGAGCCTCGCGGGCAGCTGTGGTCGGCGACCGCCGCCGCGGCGGTGCTGGGGGTCGTCGCGATCGCTTGGGTCGGCCGAGCCCCGGGCCCCACCTGCGACGGCGCCACGGCGCTGGGCGACGCGTGGAGCCCCGAGCGCGGGGCCTTCGTGGCCACGCGGCTGCGCGGGCTGTCGACGCCGTATGCCGGTGAGACCGCGGCGCTGGTGGTGCGCGATGCCGACGCGTGGGCGCAGGCGTGGCGCGAGGCCTACGAGCATCATTGCGCCGCCGAGGACGACGGCGCCCGTGCGGCCGCGCTCGCGTGCCTCGCCGAGCAGCGGGCCGCGCTGCGCACCACCGCGGCCATGCTCGAGCGCATCGACGAGCGACGGCTGCCCCACGCGATGCGCAGCGTCGAAGCCCTGGGCCGGCCCAGCGACTGCGATGCCGGGCGATCGGAGCTCGAGCCGGCGTCGGCCTCGCTGCGGGTCGCCGCCGCCGAGATCGGGGCCATGGACGCGGCCGGCGAGTACGACGCGGCGCTGGCGGCCGCCCGCGCGCTGGTGGCCGAGGCCGACGCGCCGGCGCACGCGGGCGACGACGAGATCGGTGCGGTCGCGCATCGCTTGCTGGGCGGCGCCTACGAGCGCGTGGGGGCGTTCGCCGAGGCCGAGCGCGAGCTCGATCGCGCGGTCTTCCGCGCGACGCAGGCCGGGCGCGACGACCTCGCGGCGGAGGCGATGGCCGACCTCATCAAGATCATCGGTGTCGATCTCGGACGCATCGACGACGCCGCCGAGTGGTCGCGCCATGCCGACGCCACGCTCGCGCGGCTCGACGGCGACGATCGGGTGATCGCCGCGGTGCGCAACGCCCAGGCCCTGCTGGCGCTGCAGCGGGGCGAACTCGACGTCGCGCTCGCGATGTTCGAGCAGGTCATCGAGCGCAGCCCCCGTGGTGACGTCGCCGCCGATGGTCGCCGCGCGACCGCGTTCAACAACTACGCGAACGTGCTGCTCGACGCCGGGCGCTGGAACGACGCACGCGACGCCTACGAGCACGCACTCGCGCTGCGCGAGGCCCGGCTCGGGCCCCATCACCCCGATGTCGCCGCCACGCTCAGCAACCTCGGGCTGGTCGCCCAGCGTCAGGGCGACAACCTGCAGGCACGGGTCTTCCATACCCGCGCGCTGCAGGTTGCCCGCGAGTCGCTCGGCGAGGACCACCCGATGATGGCGGAGCTGACCAACAACCTCGCCGTGCTGGACTACGCCCAGGGCAACCTCGAGCCCGCGCAGGCCGGCTTCGAGCGCACGCTGGTGTTGATCCGTCGCCTGCTGTCGCCCGATCACCCGGCGATCGGGAAGGTGCTCGGCAACCTCGCGCTGGTCCACAACGAGCGCGGCGAGCCGGCGGCCGCGCTGCCCCTGCTCGACGAGGCCATCGCGCTGCAGGAGCGGCTGCTCGGGGCCGATCACGCCGACGTCGCGCAGAGCCTCAACGCCCGCGGCAGCGCGCTGCGTCGGCTCGGCCGGCTCGACGAGGCACGGGCCGACTACGAGCGTGCGCTGCGGATCCGCACCGCGGCGCTCGGCGCCGAGCACAGCGAGACCGCCGGGGCGATCGACAACCTCGGACTCGTCGCGCTCGCGCAGGGACACCTCGACGAGGCCGCCGAGGACCACGGTCGCGCGCTGGCGATCTGGTCGAAGCAGCTCGGTGAGCGCCACGCGAAGCTGGTCGGGGTGTTGCTGCACCTCGCAACCACGGTGCGCGCCCAGGGCGACCTCGTGCGCGCGCGCGGGTTGGTTGCGCGCGCGCAGGCCATCGCGTCCTCGCTCGATGGCCTCGATCCGGTGGAGGCCGCGCGGGTCGAGCTCGCGCTGGCCGAGGTGAACACCGACGACGTGCCCGCCGCCCGCCGTCTGGCCCGTCGCGCGCTCGATGCCTTTGGTGCCGCGGGCAGCCGCGCCGACGTCGACGCCGAGCGGGCGCGGGCGCTGCTGCACCGACTCGGCGGTTGA
- a CDS encoding MAPEG family protein encodes MQTWTHDPTFRAYALSMIVLCGNLLYLWARSGALRGRSKTVMNQEDLGTVARGATLVPTDPAEVARVLRAHGNAMALTVPFALLGLLYVMAGGPALPAQLGFGAFVATRIAHAYAYLHELQPWRTISFAVSGVLALALLGHVTWLVAFA; translated from the coding sequence ATGCAGACCTGGACCCACGACCCCACCTTCCGCGCGTACGCCCTCTCGATGATCGTGCTGTGCGGCAACCTGCTCTACCTCTGGGCCCGCAGCGGTGCCCTGCGCGGCCGCTCGAAGACCGTGATGAACCAGGAGGACCTCGGCACGGTCGCCCGCGGTGCGACGCTGGTGCCCACCGATCCGGCCGAGGTCGCCCGGGTGCTGCGCGCCCACGGCAACGCGATGGCGCTGACGGTTCCGTTCGCGCTGCTGGGCCTGCTCTACGTCATGGCCGGCGGTCCGGCCCTGCCGGCGCAGCTCGGCTTTGGTGCCTTCGTGGCGACCCGCATCGCCCACGCGTACGCGTACCTGCACGAGCTGCAGCCGTGGCGCACGATCAGCTTCGCGGTCAGCGGCGTGCTCGCGCTCGCGCTGCTCGGGCATGTCACCTGGCTGGTCGCGTTCGCGTGA